The Sphingopyxis sp. TUF1 genome segment GACCGGCTGACCCAGCTGGCACTTAGCAAGGAAGAAGATTTACCGCAGGTATGCGGATTGCTGTTGCGCGAGATCAATCGCGCGACGATCCGCACCGCGGCACGCTTTCCGTCGGGCATTGTGACGATGCACTCGCGCGTTACGTTCGTCGATGCCGCGACCGGTGCCGAGCGAACCGTCGAACTCGTTTATCCCGGCGAGGCCGACATTTCCGCAGGGCGCATCTCGATTCTGACTCCCGTCGGCGCGGGGCTCATCGGCCTGAGCGAAGGTCAATCGATCCTTTGGCCCGACCGCGATGGACACGAACGTAAACTGTCCATCGTCAAGGTCGAACAGGCGTTGGAGCGCGCCGCCTGAACGCTCGCGCGACAAAACAGCCGCCGGATCGCTCCGGCGGCTGCTTATTCTTATGGGTCGATTACGGGTCGATCAATTGCCGCGCGACAGGAAACCCGTCAGTTCGGTTTTGTCGATCCCTCCCGATTTGTCGGCATCGGCCGCCGTATATGCCTGGCCAATCCAGGCCTTCACTTCAGCCGATTCCGGGTCGGCCGCCGGATCGGTGGCCGCGCGTAGCTTTTTCATCCACGCGCCGAACTCCGCCTCGTTGAGATTGCCGTTGGCGTCCCCATCGTAGGTCGGAAATTCCTGATCGACGATTTGCGCTATTTGGGCAGGCGTAGCAGCCGTCCCGGAGGGTGCCGGCTCGCTAGCCGCGGGCGGCGCCGATGTGTCGGGCAACGGTGCGGGTGCCGGGTTCGTGCTGTCCGGCATCGGCGCGGGCGTCGCAGGTTCGGTGGTTGTCGGCGGATTGCCGGGGTCCGAAGCCGGGGGCGTCGTCTGGGCGAGCGCCGGGAAACTGACGGCCGCGGCACCAATTAAAAGCATTTGTTTCAACATCGTCTATCTCCTGAAGCGTTGTTATTGGGGTTCCGAGTCGGTCGGCTCGGCGGGGTCGGCGGGCTCATCGGTCGGCGGCGTCGGTTCCGCCGGTGGCGTATCGGGCACCGGTTCCTCCGTGGGTGTGCTGTTCTTTTCATCTGGCGCGGTGTCATCCGCCGGTTCATCGTCGGCAGGTGCGGGCTGGGCAGTCGGCGCGTCATCGTCGGAGGGGGGCGTCGCCTGGGCGAACGCGGGCGCGGCGATGGCGAGAGCGCCGATCAATAGCAGTGGTTTAAGCAAGATCATTCTCCTTGGGGGCGACGCTCAGCGGGGATGCGACCTGTCGCCGTTATGATGGGGCATAAGGTCAACACGCCGTGTTTCAGCAAGGTTGCGGCGCCGCGGCATTTGGCGAAACGCCCTGTCCCTGCTAGGGGGCGCCCCGTCGCGGTTCCGCCGGGATTCCGCGACAAGGCGCCCGAAAAGGAAGGAAATTCAATGGTTCCGCGTTACGCACGGCCGGAAATGACGGCGATCTGGTCGGCCGAGAATCGCTTTTCCATCTGGTTTGCGATCGAAGCGCACGCGACCGACGCACTCGCCGAACTTGGCACCGTGCCGCCATCGGCAGCGAAGGCGTTGTGGGACTGGTGGGCAACCAACCCTGCGATCGACGTCGCCGCGATCGATGCGATCGAAGCCGTGACCAAGCATGACGTCATCGCCTTCCTCACCTGGGTCGCCGAAAACGTCGGCGACGAAGCGCGCTTCATACATCAGGGTATGACCAGCTCGGACGTGCTCGATACCTGCCTCGCGGTCCAGCTGGCGCAGGCGGCCGACATATTGCTCGCCGACCTCGATGCGCTGCTTGACGCGATCAAGCGCCGCGCGTTCGAGCATAAACTCACCCCGACGATCGGCCGCAGCCACGGCATCCACGCCGAACCCGTCACTTTCGGGCTGAAAATGGCCGAAGCCTATGCCGAATTTTCGCGCTGCAAGGTGCGGCTCCAGGCGGCGCGCGCCGAAATAGCGACCTGCGCCATCTCGGGTGCAGTCGGCACCTTTGCCAACATCGATCCGCGCGTCGAGGCGCATGTCGCCGCGAAGCTCGGCCTGTCGATCGAACCGGTCTCGACGCAGGTCATCCCGCGCGACCGCCACGCCATGTTCTTCGCCGTGCTCGGCGTCATCGCGTCGTCAATCGAACGCCTCGCGGTCGAGGTTCGCCACCTTCAGCGCACCGAAGTGCTGGAGGCCGAGGAATATTTCTCGCCGGGCCAGAAGGGTTCGTCGGCGATGCCGCACAAGCGCAACCCGGTGCTCACCGAAAATCTTACCGGCCTCGCGCGTATGGTCCGCAGCGCGGTCACGCCCGCGATGGAGAATGTCGCGCTGTGGCACGAGCGCGACATCAGCCATTCGTCGGTCGAACGCTTCATCGGTCCCGACGCGACAGTCACGCTCGACTTCGCGCTCGCGCGGCTCACGGGCGTCATCGACAAGCTGCTCGTCTATCCCGAACGGATGCAGAAGAATCTCGACCGCATGGGCGGGCTCGTTCATTCGCAGCGCGTGCTGCTCGCGCTGACGCAGGCGGGCGCGAGCCGCGAAGACAGCTATGCGCTGGTTCAGCGTAACGCGATGAAAGTGTGGGAATCGGACGGTCAGCTCTCGCTGCTCGAACTGCTGAAAGCCGACGCCGACGTCACCGCACGCCTGTCGGCGGAGCAGCTCACGGAACTTTTCGACCTCGACTATCATATGAAGCATGTCGACACGATCTTCGACCGGGTGTTCGGCGCCGCCTAGCGACAGGCTGGAATCGCCGGGCAAACTGTCATACTGTCCACGCCGGACCGACAGAGGGAGCAAGACGACGTGGGTATCCTGCGAACG includes the following:
- the rnk gene encoding nucleoside diphosphate kinase regulator, with product MTTPRAAKSPPIQMIDREADRLTQLALSKEEDLPQVCGLLLREINRATIRTAARFPSGIVTMHSRVTFVDAATGAERTVELVYPGEADISAGRISILTPVGAGLIGLSEGQSILWPDRDGHERKLSIVKVEQALERAA
- a CDS encoding calcium-binding protein — protein: MLKQMLLIGAAAVSFPALAQTTPPASDPGNPPTTTEPATPAPMPDSTNPAPAPLPDTSAPPAASEPAPSGTAATPAQIAQIVDQEFPTYDGDANGNLNEAEFGAWMKKLRAATDPAADPESAEVKAWIGQAYTAADADKSGGIDKTELTGFLSRGN
- the purB gene encoding adenylosuccinate lyase, encoding MVPRYARPEMTAIWSAENRFSIWFAIEAHATDALAELGTVPPSAAKALWDWWATNPAIDVAAIDAIEAVTKHDVIAFLTWVAENVGDEARFIHQGMTSSDVLDTCLAVQLAQAADILLADLDALLDAIKRRAFEHKLTPTIGRSHGIHAEPVTFGLKMAEAYAEFSRCKVRLQAARAEIATCAISGAVGTFANIDPRVEAHVAAKLGLSIEPVSTQVIPRDRHAMFFAVLGVIASSIERLAVEVRHLQRTEVLEAEEYFSPGQKGSSAMPHKRNPVLTENLTGLARMVRSAVTPAMENVALWHERDISHSSVERFIGPDATVTLDFALARLTGVIDKLLVYPERMQKNLDRMGGLVHSQRVLLALTQAGASREDSYALVQRNAMKVWESDGQLSLLELLKADADVTARLSAEQLTELFDLDYHMKHVDTIFDRVFGAA